The sequence TCGAATCGCTGGCCGCCGCAGATTGCGGCCAGGCGGGGACGTTTTACGAACGCATCGAAGGCGGTCGAAAACAAGGCGAAAACCCGCCGCCGGGCGACGCCTGCCCGTAGGTTTTGAGCCCCCGGGGACCAACCCCGGGGGCTACTAACTACAAAAGGGGGAAAGGTACCGTGCGCTACAAACTCAACGAAAATGGTTCGGTCATGCTGGAATTCACGCTCATATTTCCGCTACTCATCGCCCTGTTTCTGGGCATCGTCAACTTCGCGATCTTGCTCAACAACAACATCGTGGCGGCAAGCGCGGCGCGGGAAGCGGCCCATACCGTGGCCGTGACCGGAAACGCAAGCACGGCCAAGGCCAAAGGGGAAGAGATCCTCCGCACCGGCCTGCTGGGCGGCCAAGGGACGGTCACTGTAGCCAGGCCGGTGCGGGATGGTCGGTCGATGACCGTTGACGCCCGCGTGGACTACAGCACCGCGGTCTCCGCGCCCGGCTTTCCGGCTCTGGTGGGGCAGAGCCCCTGGTCCCCGCGCATCACCCTGGCTGAACAAACCAGTCACTACGTGGAATACCGGCACCGGAGACCGGCGGGGGCGGAATTTCGGGGCGCGGGCGACTGTGTCTGGTGCGGTTGCATGCCGCAGGGGTGCCAATGATGCTGGCCACATTGCGGATGATGAAGCGCATGCGGGAGCGCAAGCGGCAATTGGAGCAGGCGGCGGGGCTGGTAAAGCCGCCAGTCCCGGCGGCGGGGGCGGCGGCCCAGGAACCAGTTGCTGCTCCGGCTGCGGAGCCTGAGTGGCGGGGGCGGCTTCTGGGGGGCGGAGTGGCAGTAGTGCGGGTGGTGTGGAGTTTAACCCTGGACGCGGTATGGTTAGTGGCGATTTTGGTTGTAGTAGTCGTGGCGGCGGGGGCGGCGGGCTGGGAGCATCCGGCGTTGACCGCTGGAGAGCAACTGATAAACAAAATCTTAGAAGGAGCGATGCCAGGTGAATCAAACAGGTAACGGTAGGAAGCGGCGCAGACGGTTGATCCCGCTGATTCTTCTGGCGGTGGGCCTGGTGGCGGGCGGCGGGGTTTGGATTGCAACTGGCGGGCCGGGAGAGCCCCCGGTGGCGGCAAAAGTGAAGCCGGTGGTGCAGGCGGTGAAGCCGGTGCCGCCGCCGGAGCAGGTGCCGGAACCAGAATCAGTGGGGGCGGTGAAGGCGGAACCAACGGTGGAGACGGCGACGAAGCCGAAGGTGGACGGGATGGGGGCGGCGCGGCGGGACGGCGATTGCACGTTGCTACAAGTATGCGACGTGCCTAGCGGGTGGCGGGATGGCTGGAACACCCGGGCAAGGACGGACGGTGAGTATATCTATCACGATGTCGTGTTGGCCCAGGGCGGGGAGATAGCGTATCAACCGACCGCCAGCGGCGGCTGGGTGGTGACCGTGCCGCCGGGGGGCGGGATTACGGTAGCAGTGATTCCGGTGGAAGCGGGCGCAGGTGGGGCAATTGAGTTTGTAACGGGGTGGAATTCTCTCTGGTGGGAGCAGAATGTTAAATCCTTACAGATAGTCGCCGTCCAGCCGCCAGTTTGCCATGGCCGGGCCCGGATCGGGCGTGATGGCGAAGTCGTCCCCGTCGTGTTCATCGAAGCGGTTTACCAGTCCCGGCCAGCGGCGAAACCAACCGGTTCGGGCCAGTCGGTTGAGTTAATATAACCTAAAATCTGGCAGGGAGAAACTGGCAGGGCTTCCAGGCCGACCGGGGGTGTTCGGGCACTCCTGGTCGGCTTTTTGGGTTGATGCCAGACGGCGAAACAGGCCGGAGATGGCAAAAGTGGGATAAAGGGCTGTGGATAAGTCGAAAAAGGGGTACCAAGAAGGGTGCCAAGTCCGTTTGGGTGGGGTTTTATGGAAAAATGGGATAGGAATTTCCGGGGTTTGACCGTTCGCCGCGCCGCCCCCGCAAGGGCTTGTAGCATCTCACTCAGACCGTGCGCTTCGCGCCCGGTCTGCACCCTGCCACCCTCCCACAACGTACACTGCGTGTACTGTGGTAGGGTGGCAGGCTGACGTGAGATGCACAATCCCTAGAGCGGGGGCGGCGCGGCTCTCTGGGTTAGTCTGAAAAGCGAAGAACTGGAAACGAAAACTGGGAGCTGGGAGCAGGGGTTACCGCTAAAACTGCTACAAAAGTGGTTCAATGTAATGTTAGCCGTGGGCGGTACTGGTAATGGTTACCACTAAAACTGCTACAAAAGCGGTTCAATGCAATGTTAGTTGAGTGCGGTACTGGTAGAAGTTACCACCAAAATCGGGGAGTTGGGGGTTGAAAGCAGGGGTGGTCGAATGCGGGGACGGGGGTTACCACTGAGATTGAAACCTGAGCGAAAGGGGCGGGAAGCAAGTGCTAACAGAGCGCGACCAAGAAATCTTGACGCTGATCGACCGTTTCGGCGTGCTAAACAGCAAGCACATTGCGGCAGCGATGGATATGAGCATGCATTCCGTCTACCACCGGGTGGCGGTAATGGAGCAACGGGGCTACCTGCACCGCCATCACACCCGGCGCGGGATGCCCGATGCGCTCACTCTGACCGCCGCGGGCGCGAAGGCAGCCGGGGGCACGGCCCGGGCGAAGTTGCGTCTTGCAACATTAGCGCACGACTGGCTGGTAGCAGACGTACTGCTAAGTTACGCAAAATCCGGATGCGAATTCCGAACGGAGCGAGAGTTGCGGGCGGAGTTGTACGACCCGGGGCGCAAGCGGCGGGAAGGTTACGTGCCCGACGGACTAATCAAAAACGGCAATGGCGGCTGGACGGCGCTGGAGCTTGAAATTAGTTACAAAACGACTGCCAGGTATGAAAAAGTTGTCCGTGAGCACCTGCGGAACCCTAACGTTACGAACGTAACGTTCTTCTGCAAATCACGGTCGCAAGCCGCCAGGCTGACAGATATAGTTGAAGCGATGAAGCTTGGTGATTTCGCAAGTGTTAAGACGGTCCGGGGGGTGTTTGGCGATGTCGAAGCAGCAGAGTGATGAAGGTTTTTGGCTAGCGTTGGGGCTTGTTCTTGTCGTGCTTGCGATGCTGCTTACCCCGGCTGTGGTGGCGGGGTATCTTGCGTACACAGTGTTTAGATACGTCGTTGCCCCGCACTGGGGGACGGGGTGGTTCGCCGTGGCGGCGGGGGTGGCGGGAGCAGTGCAAGTTGCCGTGTTGACCG is a genomic window of Bacillota bacterium containing:
- a CDS encoding TadE family protein: MRYKLNENGSVMLEFTLIFPLLIALFLGIVNFAILLNNNIVAASAAREAAHTVAVTGNASTAKAKGEEILRTGLLGGQGTVTVARPVRDGRSMTVDARVDYSTAVSAPGFPALVGQSPWSPRITLAEQTSHYVEYRHRRPAGAEFRGAGDCVWCGCMPQGCQ